AACCGGAAAGTCAGCGGACCCGGGAGAAAAGACAGACGAGAGCGGCCCCGGAAAGAGCTGAGCTCCGGGAGTACCGTCTTTCATCAACGAAAGGATCCGATTGTGGCAACAGGAAGAAAACTGAAAGTCAAAAGTGCGGCAAGCAAGCGTTTCTTTGTCAGCGGAACCGGAAAAATCCGTTACCACAAGACGAACAAGCGCCACCTGATGACATCGAAGTCGTCGAAGCGGACCCGCTCGCTTAAAACGGGAACCCTGGAAAAAGGGCAGTCCGACAATATCCGGAAGGTTTTGGGGTAATAGCCTTCTTCCGGGCCCCTATGTTTTTGAATGCGGAAGGTTTCTGGAAAATCCCGTAAGACCCTCAAAAGGAGATGAAGAATGTCGAGAGTCAAGGGCGGAACAATTCACAAGGCCCGCCGAAAAAAAATCATGGATTTGGCCAAAGGTTTCTGGGGAGGCCGGTCCCGGTTATACCGTTCGGCCCGTCATACCGTTGAAAAAGGACTCACCTACGCGTATCGGGACAGAAAAGTCAAGAAAAGGGAATTCCGTTCGTTGTGGATCCAGCGCATCAACGCGGCCTGCCGGATGGAGTCCATCAACTACAGCCGCTTCATGGCGGGACTCAGGAAGCTTGGTATTGCCCTGGATCGGAAGATCCTGGCGGATCTGGCTCTCAACCAGCCGGAAACGTTTCGTGAATTGACACAGAAAGCAAAGCAGGCGATTTCCTGAGACTTTTCTGCCAATCCTTCTTCCTTCCGGGCTTCCCGTTTTGTGGAAGCCCGGATATGTTCACCCTATTCCTTCTTTTCGTATAACCCGGGATAAATCTTCGACAGCTCTATTTCAAAAAGAACTGTCGGCATCCGTATTCCCCACCGTTCAAGCCATTCGGGATGGACCTCTCCGATTTCGCCCACAGGTTGGGAGTGACCGGAAAGTTGCAAGGCACCCGAGCGTCCGGAGATGTAGGGAGACGTATCGAGCGCAGAAAGAGAGGGCTCGAACCCCATATATCGAAGAACCTCGAACACCATCCCGGCCAGTTCCGAAAGGGAAGCCTGGGGATGGGACAATAAGCCGGAAAAGAGCATTTTTTCCCGTACGACAGAGGATGTTCCGGTGATCTTTTCAAGGGCCTCTCCCACCTCAAAAAGACGGTGGGGATAAGGAAACCGGCTCGACTGGGTTTCTGACGAAAGAAGGAACGAAAGAAGAGTGGACCGGACGACGCCATATTGTCTGGAAACGGGGTTGTCGATTTCGACCGTCGTGTCCGAAGGACGTCCGAGGTCTGTCGTGTCCTTTTCGATCGATGTCAGGATATTCGAGAGAATCTCCTGGAATCCGAGTCCGGTCATCAGGCGACGGACAGTCTCTTCCGGTGTACGGGCCGGATCTTCCTTGCCGACGGTAAAAGAGGCCGGAAGGGTGGGTGCAAAGGAAGCGTAGCCGCGTGAGATCAGAAAATCCTCGACACAGTCGACAGGGTGGAGAATGTCATCCCGGTAGAAAGGTGCCCGGACAAGGTATCCGTCTGCCTGGATCTCGACGGCATCATAGCCGTAATCCAGCAATTTCTGCCGAAAGATCTCCGGATCGATTTCTTCACCCGTCACGCGGACAGGCAGGTCAGCCGGAACCCGAATGTCCGGCCCTCTCAGATGGGGATACTGGAGCGATTTTCCGTTTTCCCGGATTGTGACAGGCGTGAGGGTAAATCCCCGGTCGAACAGGTTGGCGGCTAGAATATTGATGACCAGCGTCACGCGTCCGTGGTCAAACCCGGTTGCTTCAACGAACAGCTCCGAATCCGGTGCGGTGACTTCTCCCGTGTGCCGGGCATTGATAATGGGGGGAAAAGAGAGAACGGTCCCGTCGTCGTTTCTCAGAATGGGGTAAAGTTCCCGGGAGGTCAGGAGGCTTTTGTAGGTCTTGCCTTTCGGATGATGTTCGAGAATATCCCGGAGGGAAAGAGAGTCATCGAAGCCCAGCGGAACGAAGGACACACTGTCGGGAGAGACCGCTTCATACACCAGGGGAAAACGGAGAGATTTCAGCGGGTAGATGCCGATGGCGACGTCCGCTCTTTTTCGTCCATAGATCTCGGAGAGTCGTTCCTGTGTCTGGATCAGCTGCGCGAGTCCATTGTCGCCAAGTGAGGGTCCGCGTGCAATGAATCCTCCAATGAAAGGTCTTGTTCCGGAAACGGTGGGGTTCACGCGGATCTCCGGTGAAAATCCCGATTCCTTTTCCCGGGCAAGAATGCTCTCCCAGGGTCTTCCGGAGGGAGATTTCCCGCCCTTCAGCTGACGGGCGATTCCTTCCACTGTCCAGAGATCGGGGCGGTTCGTATCGTTCAGTTCTATTTTTAAAGCCCCGGTTTTCGGGTCAAATCCCTTGACTTCCCCTTTCACCCAGTCCAGGAGCAGGTCGAGGTTGTCCACGGGCAATGTCCTTCCCGTCAGGTGTTC
This portion of the Leptospirillum ferriphilum genome encodes:
- the pheT gene encoding phenylalanine--tRNA ligase subunit beta, whose product is MPTLETTLRDLEHLTGRTLPVDNLDLLLDWVKGEVKGFDPKTGALKIELNDTNRPDLWTVEGIARQLKGGKSPSGRPWESILAREKESGFSPEIRVNPTVSGTRPFIGGFIARGPSLGDNGLAQLIQTQERLSEIYGRKRADVAIGIYPLKSLRFPLVYEAVSPDSVSFVPLGFDDSLSLRDILEHHPKGKTYKSLLTSRELYPILRNDDGTVLSFPPIINARHTGEVTAPDSELFVEATGFDHGRVTLVINILAANLFDRGFTLTPVTIRENGKSLQYPHLRGPDIRVPADLPVRVTGEEIDPEIFRQKLLDYGYDAVEIQADGYLVRAPFYRDDILHPVDCVEDFLISRGYASFAPTLPASFTVGKEDPARTPEETVRRLMTGLGFQEILSNILTSIEKDTTDLGRPSDTTVEIDNPVSRQYGVVRSTLLSFLLSSETQSSRFPYPHRLFEVGEALEKITGTSSVVREKMLFSGLLSHPQASLSELAGMVFEVLRYMGFEPSLSALDTSPYISGRSGALQLSGHSQPVGEIGEVHPEWLERWGIRMPTVLFEIELSKIYPGLYEKKE
- the rpmI gene encoding 50S ribosomal protein L35, with amino-acid sequence MATGRKLKVKSAASKRFFVSGTGKIRYHKTNKRHLMTSKSSKRTRSLKTGTLEKGQSDNIRKVLG
- the rplT gene encoding 50S ribosomal protein L20, giving the protein MSRVKGGTIHKARRKKIMDLAKGFWGGRSRLYRSARHTVEKGLTYAYRDRKVKKREFRSLWIQRINAACRMESINYSRFMAGLRKLGIALDRKILADLALNQPETFRELTQKAKQAIS